CggggggtcgggggggggggttacTGTGGACCTGGCAGTATCCTCAACCTGTCATTCACTCATCCACAATGACCAACAACTACACTGCGCTGGGCCAAGCACAGTGGAATTAATACTGTCTCCCTGCTCTAGAGAGGGTCGTGTCCGCAATTGCATCCAAGCCACAGCTCTCGGCGTCCAGGTCCTGGGCTGGTCTCACGTACCCGGCAGGGGAAGAGTCCGACACTGGATGCAGCTGCATCGTCAGCTCCCCGAGCTTCGTGAAGGCGGCGCCCGCCGCGGAGAAGATCTCTCCAACCTAGGGGCGGAGCAGCATGACGGGGGGCCGGCAGCGCGCCGTCCCACCCCAGCCTGCGATCAGCCCGCCCCCCGCCCAGCGCGCACCAGCCGGGAGCTCAGGCAGGGGGCCCACCCTCCCGTGGCCGCCAGGGAGCGCAGTCCGCGAGGGAGGTCGAACCTTGGTGGACGCTGACGTCATGGCCCCGCGCACCTCCTCACGGAGACGctccgccgccgccaccaccacgcGAGCTGGAAACCACGGAGCGCCGGGCAGCCGGCCGCTCTGGCTCCCGCgcaggaagtcccgccctcctCGCAGCCGATTGGCTGACACCCGACCTCTCCCCCCCGTCACTCTGGTCGTCTCGCTGCGCGGAGGAAGACGCGATGGAAGACGTCGCCTCACTTCCGGCTGGCTTCATTCCACTTCCGTCCACGGGACGGGACTCCTCGAAGAGGCTAGGCTCAAGTCTCGCAAGCCCGGGCCCGCCCCCTCCCTGAAAGCACAGACACCAAGCTCAGGAGAACCGCAGCTTTTTATTGTGGTTCAGGATGATAGGGCGCGGTCGGCACCGGGCCCCTCCGGGGTTCGCAGGGCCAGGGATGCGGTCTTGCCAGGGGTAACCCGGTCCGGGAGGACGCCAGATGGGGGGGACAGACGGGCTGAGGGGTCCTTAAATAGAGaagtgggctggggagggagagccGGGCTGCGCTCTAGCGCACCATGTATTCCTTCCGCTTATTGAGCCGAACTTGGCAGAAGGAGAAGCCTCCGAGGAGGAGGTAGAGGCCCGCGGCGATGAAGCAGTTGTAGCTGACTTGCTCGTACAGGCTGTATATGTTCTGAGGGCCGTTCCTGGGGGGTGGCGAGTAAGCAGGCAAGTGTCAGTCACTCAGCGTCCAAGGTGCACGTGCTGTGCACCAGACACCATGCTGAACGCGTTGACGTCTATAATAGTCTTCCTGACAACCATACGGGATGAGTTCTATCATGGGACCCATTTTTGCAGAAGTAGATGAAGGCTCGGGAAGGCCAAACATTAGAAGAGGCCGCATCTAAGCTGGTGGGGTGGCCACGGAAGCCTAGCTTGCAAGACTGCTcctaaaatgcatttttttttttttctttctggagctgaggtccgaacccagggccttgcgcttactaggcaagcgctctaccactgagctaaatccccaacccttttttttttttttctttttttacactttttaatgctggggattgaaactaGAACCTTGCATGTTAAGCACACGTTTGCCACTGGACCACTTTATAGACAGCAGCTCTCTCCTTGCAGTGCCCCAACTTAAGGCCATAAATGTCCAGCCTTCAGCAGTGTCTCCTACATAATCCTGAGCCTAGACCCTGCTACTTCTGCGCCCAGGCTCGCCTAAGTACCCTGACCACTTACTCAAAATCTTTCTCCGTGAAGGGAACGTCCTCAATTAACACAGCGGAGTGGACATTGAAAAATATCCCGAGCATTATCTGGAAGAACAAAGGTATAGGTAGGTAGGTTGTCAAATTCTGACACCTTACCTCTGGGTGGCTCCCCAAGCTCCTCCCATT
Above is a window of Onychomys torridus chromosome 8, mOncTor1.1, whole genome shotgun sequence DNA encoding:
- the Rnasek gene encoding ribonuclease kappa, whose translation is MASLLCCGPKLAACGIVLSAWGVIMLIMLGIFFNVHSAVLIEDVPFTEKDFENGPQNIYSLYEQVSYNCFIAAGLYLLLGGFSFCQVRLNKRKEYMVR